A genomic window from Limisphaera ngatamarikiensis includes:
- a CDS encoding RHS repeat domain-containing protein produces the protein MPLDRRDRLQGEVRTAVVVQTPELMNYDLDGNLVRDGRWVYSWDAENRLVRVMSWGNPDRRRVDWTYDALGRRVRQVRYLWTNSAWQVVEDLKLVSDPVWFGRHIAELNGTNGALVRSYVWGLDLSESLDGAGGVGGLLWVRLSGGPAAGVHFVTYDGNGNVWNLVSASTGTETARYEYGPFGEPLRLTGAAAGWNPFRFSTKRTEDGTGLVLYEYRAYSPGLGRWLSRDPIEEQGGANVVAFRANGAIGFTDNAGVQVAPALAGGWKSAYLGHGWSGASAYDDGPLPNPVIPPAWPKPRPGEPPLPPPILPPKHPPAGDDRVGMPRPPPPPRTPPGKPPRQPPGGPPSNPGSAAGGAIAFCADVGTMLFNRWQVNDGIRECERQLKPDCKRRCCSIFVCYRCCFGRTQLYRVQSVLHDKDCSQVKAFHNAPGTSLWPACPTGYPYRLVLYFELLKCGGS, from the coding sequence GACGGGACCGGCTGCAGGGCGAGGTGCGGACGGCGGTGGTGGTGCAGACGCCGGAGTTGATGAACTACGACCTGGACGGGAATCTTGTCCGGGACGGTCGGTGGGTGTACAGTTGGGACGCTGAGAACCGGCTGGTGCGCGTGATGAGCTGGGGCAACCCGGATCGGCGTCGGGTGGACTGGACGTACGATGCGTTGGGGCGTCGGGTACGGCAGGTGCGGTACCTCTGGACCAACAGCGCGTGGCAGGTGGTGGAGGATCTGAAGCTGGTGAGTGATCCCGTGTGGTTTGGGCGGCACATTGCGGAGCTGAACGGGACGAACGGCGCGCTGGTGCGTTCGTACGTGTGGGGATTGGATCTTTCGGAAAGCCTGGACGGAGCGGGTGGTGTGGGCGGGTTGTTGTGGGTGCGGTTGAGCGGTGGACCTGCTGCGGGGGTGCACTTTGTGACGTATGACGGCAATGGGAACGTGTGGAACCTGGTGTCCGCGAGCACCGGTACCGAGACTGCCCGGTACGAGTATGGCCCGTTTGGGGAGCCTTTGCGGCTGACGGGCGCTGCGGCGGGGTGGAATCCGTTCCGGTTCAGCACGAAGCGGACGGAGGACGGCACGGGCCTGGTGCTGTACGAATACCGCGCCTACAGTCCCGGCTTGGGCCGTTGGCTTAGCAGGGATCCGATTGAAGAGCAGGGTGGAGCGAATGTGGTTGCATTCCGGGCGAATGGAGCCATTGGGTTCACCGATAATGCGGGCGTGCAGGTTGCCCCGGCATTGGCTGGTGGCTGGAAGAGTGCCTATTTGGGTCATGGTTGGTCGGGCGCCAGTGCTTATGACGACGGCCCACTTCCGAATCCTGTGATTCCTCCGGCGTGGCCCAAGCCGAGGCCCGGGGAACCTCCTCTGCCTCCACCGATTCTTCCTCCCAAGCATCCTCCGGCTGGTGACGATCGAGTGGGCATGCCCAGACCGCCGCCTCCGCCCCGGACGCCGCCGGGTAAACCCCCTCGCCAGCCCCCCGGAGGGCCGCCGTCAAATCCGGGCAGTGCAGCAGGAGGTGCGATTGCCTTTTGTGCGGACGTTGGAACCATGTTGTTTAACCGCTGGCAAGTAAATGATGGCATTCGGGAGTGTGAAAGACAATTGAAACCTGACTGTAAGCGGCGTTGCTGTAGTATCTTTGTGTGCTACCGATGTTGTTTTGGGCGGACGCAGCTTTATAGGGTGCAGTCCGTTTTGCACGATAAGGATTGCAGCCAGGTAAAGGCGTTTCATAACGCACCGGGCACTTCACTATGGCCCGCGTGTCCCACGGGGTATCCGTACAGGCTTGTTTTGTACTTCGAACTGCTGAAATGTGGAGGCTCATAG